Sequence from the Ziziphus jujuba cultivar Dongzao chromosome 9, ASM3175591v1 genome:
TGATGTGGACGGTTGTTAATTGTTACGTGTACAGCTTGAAAACGGTACATGTGACTCTGATAACTATTATGAAAAGGAAAGCTTTCTTGGTTTATTTGGGATCGGTCAACAGAAGTTCCGTAATTGGCTGTGCTTTGCAATCACGACCAGCCACATAATTAAGAAATTTCCACCAatgttttcgtttttttttttttttttttaaatttatttttatcgtGCACTATAGCTAGAAAATTATCgcatatcttttaaatttttccaaaattgatAAGTGAATAGAAAACCTTTGATAAAGTGAAAATAACTATTAGTGTATGAAAAAAAAGttcatgaaattaattaattaatttaacataGTTTAAGGTAGATATAATTGTTCTCTCATCAAGTATTTTAGAtgtaatatcaaataaaattattaagttGGTAtatcattcatatttatatttcaaaagttattaatttaacaCATTGAAATGAGATGGGAAAAATTATTAGATTGTCTttcgaaattatttttttttttttccacttataggtaatttaaaattagataagaGAAAACCTCGAAATTGTCCAAATTGATTTTCTTCGTTTACcctctttccttctttttaaaTCGTTTTTTCCACTTTTGGAAGCCAATATCGGCtgccatttttcttctttacttatttttcaatgaactGTGTCTTTTTAAGgattttttgtataaatgtattatgtattaaattagtttatgagGTGTACATATATGATTTTTCAGATAACTGGATACACTAATTCATGCTTTTATTCAcgtcaccaaaaaaaaaaatatatattcatgctTTTATTCATATAAGTGAAGAGTACTCCTTTCTATTTTATATAAGATATATGCCTAATTTCCTGCAAACTGGGCCTTGTAGTCACTCCAAAGCTGATCAACGGTCTTCCCCAGCAGCTGAACAAAGAAGTCGTCGCTATAACCATCTCTCATCTTCTTGTTCAGCTCAGCCACAAACCCATCACTAAGTCCATTGCAGTAGTCCAGAAACCGAGCCGTCACCGAATATCCTTCACTCCAGTAATTGCCGTCTCCGGGTTGCGCCCATCCCTGCGGCACGTAGTCGGCCTTCAACCTCACAAAGTCGGCAATCCCCTCCGTCAAGTTCCGGGCTGTATCGCCTCCCTGGCCGTTCCCATTCCACTGCCATATATGAACCATCTCGTGGTAAAGAACCCCATTGAAGTCCCTCTTTATATCCCCTTCAATGTTATCGATATAGTTATCCCCGAAGTGGATTTCGTTATTGATGGCATATGCTATGGCATTGTCGTTCCTGTCGTCGATGAACAAGCTCACCTTCTCGACGTTCTTCCTGTCTGCATCCGTGGTTTGCCGGAAGATGTTCCAGATGAATTCTGTAGCGGATGCCATTGTTTGCTTGGTGTAGTCCACTCCGAGCTCGTTGTTGAAGCGCATACCGCCGGGTGTTGTCTCGGCGAGGTTGCTGACGACGTATTCGACGGCATGGATGGAATGCAGAGCAGTTAGGATCAGAAGAGAGGAGAGGATGAAAGATTGGTGGAATTGAGCCATGGTTGTCTTTAAAGAAAGCTTGTGTTTTCGTTTTGTTTTTATGGCTTTTGCTCACAAAAATGGTTGTGGTGTTTATATAGAAATTTGTCCAGGCATTGACACTGCATACTTTTATTCTCCTATCCTGACCAGCCACATATAAGTcagaaattaatttcttaccatcgttttagttttattttcaaaatgctTGAAGACCGGGGCAAGTAGGTCTTGAAATTTCCATGCAAGTTC
This genomic interval carries:
- the LOC107410155 gene encoding uncharacterized protein LOC107410155, whose product is MAQFHQSFILSSLLILTALHSIHAVEYVVSNLAETTPGGMRFNNELGVDYTKQTMASATEFIWNIFRQTTDADRKNVEKVSLFIDDRNDNAIAYAINNEIHFGDNYIDNIEGDIKRDFNGVLYHEMVHIWQWNGNGQGGDTARNLTEGIADFVRLKADYVPQGWAQPGDGNYWSEGYSVTARFLDYCNGLSDGFVAELNKKMRDGYSDDFFVQLLGKTVDQLWSDYKAQFAGN